One genomic segment of Candidatus Dadabacteria bacterium includes these proteins:
- the rplW gene encoding 50S ribosomal protein L23, with amino-acid sequence MNSAHSILKAPVVTEKSFSLRDKGWYVFSVDERSKKHQIKDAVEKVFGVKVGGVRTSTMPGKTVKRAGRLAGRRPGIKKAYVKVVEGTIEIFEGL; translated from the coding sequence TTGAACAGCGCGCACAGCATACTCAAAGCGCCGGTTGTTACGGAGAAGAGTTTTTCCCTCCGTGATAAGGGGTGGTATGTGTTTTCCGTTGACGAGAGGTCAAAGAAACACCAGATCAAGGACGCCGTTGAGAAAGTGTTCGGCGTGAAAGTGGGCGGGGTGCGAACCTCCACGATGCCCGGCAAGACGGTCAAACGCGCGGGGCGTCTTGCGGGAAGAAGGCCCGGCATCAAGAAGGCGTATGTGAAAGTGGTTGAGGGAACCATAGAAATTTTTGAGGGACTGTAA
- the rplD gene encoding 50S ribosomal protein L4, translated as MPTVEVYDIAGNKSGSLELMSEVFESPVREDLMQVVVRWQLAAARSGTASTKTRSEVRGGGSKPWRQKHSGRARHGSIRSPIWRKGGVTFGPKPKDWSFNVPRKVRKQALRSALSARLGDGGIKVVQELSLPEIKTRQVADMLSAFGVTGALFIDVPGADWENFAKSANNIPGVKMLSASGVNVYDTLGFESLILTVEAVKSVQEALVH; from the coding sequence GTGCCGACGGTTGAAGTTTACGACATTGCCGGAAACAAATCCGGTTCGCTTGAGTTGATGAGCGAGGTTTTTGAGTCTCCCGTCAGGGAGGACCTCATGCAGGTTGTCGTCAGGTGGCAACTGGCGGCGGCGAGAAGCGGCACCGCCTCAACCAAGACCCGCAGCGAAGTTAGGGGCGGCGGCTCCAAGCCGTGGAGGCAGAAGCATTCCGGACGCGCCCGGCACGGTTCAATACGTTCGCCCATTTGGAGAAAGGGCGGGGTTACATTCGGGCCCAAGCCCAAAGACTGGTCTTTCAATGTTCCGCGCAAAGTCAGAAAACAGGCGCTCAGGTCGGCGCTTTCGGCTCGCCTCGGAGACGGGGGCATAAAGGTTGTTCAGGAATTGAGCCTTCCGGAGATAAAGACGCGGCAGGTTGCCGATATGCTTTCCGCATTCGGCGTTACCGGCGCCCTTTTTATAGACGTTCCGGGGGCGGACTGGGAGAATTTTGCGAAGTCGGCAAACAACATTCCCGGAGTGAAGATGCTTTCGGCGTCCGGCGTCAATGTTTACGACACGCTTGGGTTTGAATCCCTGATACTTACCGTTGAGGCGGTCAAATCGGTGCAGGAGGCGCTTGTCCATTGA